In Acanthochromis polyacanthus isolate Apoly-LR-REF ecotype Palm Island chromosome 9, KAUST_Apoly_ChrSc, whole genome shotgun sequence, the DNA window CCTCTCACGCAGCTTGACGTCATGACTGTGTTGTGTTCATGTTGCAGGACAAAATGGGAAATATCACCACACTGGGGTTTTAGCCCAGGCCACAGATTGTCAGACTTTATCCTACTAATTGCACCTTGTTCGAGTTATTTCAGTGAACACAACGTATGGGCTACTGCTCCAGCCAAAGTATAGTTCTCATGTTTTCTGTCTATCCATAGTTAATATTCCACATTAATATCACAGTGAGTTTGCAAAACTGAGAGACTGTATGTAACCAGTCATATTTGGTGTTGCTCTGGAACTGCGCAGGTCTGATCTAAAAGTCCTACCGATCAGTCCAGTGTTTATCTCCTGTTTGTTACTGCTGGATTGATGATGTTTAAAGATGTGTCATGTGATAAAAACATCAGGTAGACCAGGGTTGCCAACTTCTAGCTACCAGCTGGTGTGAGATCTGTACATCTTAAAATGTATTACTGTTCATTTTATCTCTCAATTATAATTTAATTCAATAGTGAATTTCATGACCCTTTAAATAGTTCAGGAGAAAAGATGCAGGGGCCTGGTGAGGGGAAAATGTTCACCCATAAAGTCCCATAACACAATACCCAAAATAAACAAGCAATTATAATTCAAACAAATCTGCCCCATAGACATGTCCTCCAGGTTACTGAGAAGTCTCTTCTCAAAGCTTCTCTCTATGTGACGATGTTAAATGTCTTTCTGGTCTTATCCActtttttaacatcttttttatttttatggttaattttatattatatttcaAATAGCTTCTGTTGACCCCTTTATTGTTAAAAATGCATCATGTTTAAACATCTGCAGATATAGCTTTGGACACCCAGGCTGAACATCACTGTTGGGTCAatatgttgtttctttttttcttttctttttttttcttttttggagaCAGAGCAGTAAATCTGCTAACTCCTGTCCAGTTGGATGAGATTATTACACTGGAATGTAAAACCCTGtaaagataagatagactttattgatctcataAAGGAGACATTTaccattacagggctcttagaaacaaaaaacaaaggagtgcaaaagtcacgaaagtgcaagaacagataataaatattgcacataataacaactacacagtagtgttataaagtctgatggcagtggggatgaaggacctgcggtagcgctccttcttgcactgagggtgtctgagtctcatgctaaaggagctgctcagctccactacagtccggtgcagtgggtgggagctgttgtccatgatggatgagagcttggtcaacatcctcctctcacccacatccatcacagagtccagtgggcagcccaggacagagctggccctcttggtcagcttgttcagtctcttcatgtcccgctctgtgctgcccggggcccagcagacgacagcgtagaggaaagcagaggctaccacagggtcatagaaagtccttagtagaggtctgcacactccgaaggacctcagcctcctcagaaggtggaggcgactctggcccttcttgtacagagcatcagtgttgtgggaccagtccagtttattgttgaggtgaacacccaggtacttgaaactgtccactgtttcaatgtcctgcccctggatgttcactggtggatgtgggagtgtccttctcctgaagtcgaccaccatctccttcgtcttactggtgttgaggcacaggtggttgcgctcacaccagtccttAGCCATTAGGATGTCTTTCTGTTAAACAACATGGgtgttttctctggtgaatttgtttttttaatgatttctaaGCACAATAAATAATCTTCACTAACAAGTGAAGTTCAATTTAAGTATGTAAACGTTACAGTCAAATGGAACATAAACATTTGAGGTGTCTTGTTATCGGTATTTCCGAGGTGTCTTGAACGCAGCTGACAAACCCCCTTGCAACATTAGAGATGGTGAAACGAATGCGACATACACTCCCACCCTCAGTCCGACAGAGGCGTCGTATGTTTTGTAATGCAactagaaatgtttcattttattctatcAGCTGGTATTTTGCGACATTATATTAGAATTTTAGCAGGAAATACAGCATGATCCTTTCTGCcagataaattaattaaattaatacaggttttttttttttaattggtgACAGATAATAAATACAGTCCCTGTCGTGTCATTGTTCACTCTGTCTCCGGTTCAAAGTGACACTGTTTTGGTCTACGCTGTCGTATGATACTTTCACATGTTTTATCACTTCACAGCGCTACCATGTCATGACTTACCGGCATTCACACGAAGGCGGAAGTAGGTGGAGGGAACCGTCTTGCTTCACTGTCATCTCTGGGATGATGTAACTGTGGACTTACGTCACATGGTATGGTTGACTCATGTTTCTGCAACGTGCTGCATCAGATCCAGGCCTAGAACGATGTAAAGCAAACAGAAGTAGATTGGATATGGGCCATTCTAGAATTAGAGGAATTGGGCttcaaaatgtattaaaaatgaaccttctcttttacaattttaagCTACATGtccatcaataataggtaataaactatcaaaggttTGATTCACTCAGCATACACATCAATGGCacaatttttattccatgttttatttgttgtttgtaaaccctactgtagatatttagctagctgttactgctgaccaagacaACAAACttacatatatttaaaaagtaaagaaaaaactcAAAAGAATAtatcttatcctgataatatgcataacagggttgcacAAGGTAGAATGAGACATTCAATTAAGGATGGCAGTGTTACAAAAAAATAGAGAGGACTTCGCTTttctctacccattcttttggaaaactgtttgatgatgttaattccagtgtatcatgtgattcagtgcttgttcttcttctaccagctgaA includes these proteins:
- the higd1a gene encoding HIG1 domain family member 1A, mitochondrial isoform X1, whose protein sequence is MPKDILMAKDWCERNHLCLNTSKTKEMVVDFRRRTLPHPPVNIQGQDIETVDSFKYLGVHLNNKLDWSHNTDALYKKGQSRLHLLRRLRSFGVCRPLLRTFYDPVVASAFLYAVVCWAPGSTERDMKRLNKLTKRASSVLGCPLDSVMDVGERRMLTKLSSIMDNSSHPLHRTVVELSSSFSMRLRHPQCKKERYRRSFIPTAIRLYNTTV